The following proteins are co-located in the Noviherbaspirillum sp. UKPF54 genome:
- the waaA gene encoding lipid IV(A) 3-deoxy-D-manno-octulosonic acid transferase yields MRFLYSVAWWLALPLVLGRLWWRGRKEPGYRQHMAERFGFYGVRATNMPLIWVHAVSVGETRAAEPLIDALLRAYPAHGILLTHMTATGRETGRALFGKYGARVVQSFLPYDTGWMVGRFLRHFAPRLCVLMETEVWPNVMAQCARHGVPVVLANARLSQRSLAKARRLSALMMEAARRLTCVAAQTEADAVRIRQLGAPDVQVTGSIKFDVTPPSQMIAQGAMLRARIGPRKVLLCASTREGEETLILDALGGIDLGNSMVVIVPRHPQRFDEVASMIESRGYTLQRRSALGDKVVAPAVQILLGDSMGEMFAYYEACDVAFIGGSLLPLGGQNLIEACAVGKPVLIGPHTFNFSTVSDDAIEAGAARRVNDAQAMIDGACKLLRDDSERMRMGQQALAFARQHRGATARTMALLGPLIR; encoded by the coding sequence ATGCGTTTTCTCTATTCCGTTGCCTGGTGGCTGGCGCTGCCGCTGGTGCTCGGCCGTCTGTGGTGGCGCGGGCGCAAGGAGCCCGGCTATCGGCAGCACATGGCGGAGCGCTTCGGATTCTACGGTGTGCGGGCCACGAACATGCCGTTGATCTGGGTCCATGCGGTATCCGTTGGCGAGACGCGCGCAGCCGAGCCCCTGATCGACGCTTTGCTGCGTGCCTACCCGGCCCACGGCATCCTGCTCACGCATATGACGGCAACCGGGCGGGAAACGGGGCGCGCGCTCTTCGGCAAATACGGCGCGCGTGTTGTCCAGAGCTTTCTGCCCTACGACACCGGCTGGATGGTGGGGCGGTTTCTGCGCCACTTTGCTCCGCGGCTGTGCGTACTGATGGAGACGGAAGTCTGGCCGAACGTGATGGCGCAGTGCGCACGGCACGGTGTTCCGGTCGTGCTGGCGAACGCGCGCCTGTCGCAACGCTCCCTGGCCAAGGCGAGGCGGCTTTCCGCATTGATGATGGAAGCGGCGCGCCGTCTGACCTGCGTGGCGGCGCAGACCGAAGCTGATGCCGTGCGCATACGGCAGCTCGGCGCGCCCGATGTGCAGGTTACCGGCAGCATCAAGTTCGACGTGACGCCGCCGTCGCAGATGATCGCGCAGGGCGCAATGCTGCGTGCCCGGATTGGCCCGCGCAAGGTGCTGTTGTGCGCCAGTACGCGCGAAGGCGAAGAGACGTTGATACTCGATGCGCTGGGCGGCATCGATCTGGGCAATTCGATGGTCGTCATCGTGCCGCGCCATCCGCAGCGTTTCGACGAGGTCGCCAGCATGATTGAATCGCGTGGTTATACCTTGCAGCGGCGCTCGGCGCTCGGCGACAAAGTCGTTGCACCGGCTGTGCAGATCCTGCTGGGTGATTCGATGGGGGAAATGTTCGCCTATTACGAGGCATGCGACGTGGCATTCATCGGCGGCAGCCTGTTGCCGCTGGGAGGACAGAACCTGATCGAGGCATGCGCGGTCGGCAAGCCGGTACTGATCGGGCCGCACACCTTCAATTTCAGCACGGTCAGCGACGATGCGATCGAGGCTGGTGCGGCGCGGCGGGTGAATGATGCGCAGGCAATGATCGATGGCGCCTGCAAGCTGCTGCGAGATGATTCCGAGCGTATGCGCATGGGGCAGCAAGCGCTGGCCTTCGCACGGCAGCACCGCGGCGCGACTGCGCGGACGATGGCGCTGCTTGGGCCGTTGATCCGTTGA
- a CDS encoding Kdo hydroxylase family protein has product MEQQILEIDGADWQIGAPQDAWIHALEAGKVLYFPRLGFRLTEQEKRFLTPEIRDPKTRNISLDANGALKGATGDAATQKELAAMIGRFRTQAQTLIHSLLPRYTSALRLAPTSYRPSQVETRAQSWRADDRRLHVDAFPSRPNYGERILRVFINVNPNGIPRVWRVGEPFETVAKRFLPRSKPYSRWQAKALHALHVTKSLRSEYDHLMLQLHDGMKSDLQYQKEAPQVEVPFPPGSVWVCFSDQASHAVMSGQYMMEQTFHLPVARQYDPDASPLAILTRLTGRKLI; this is encoded by the coding sequence ATGGAACAGCAAATTCTCGAAATCGACGGCGCTGACTGGCAAATCGGCGCACCTCAGGATGCCTGGATTCACGCGCTGGAAGCCGGCAAAGTCTTGTATTTTCCGCGCCTCGGCTTTCGCCTGACGGAGCAGGAAAAACGTTTCCTGACGCCGGAAATCCGCGATCCCAAGACGCGCAATATCAGCCTCGATGCCAATGGCGCATTGAAAGGGGCAACCGGCGATGCCGCGACGCAGAAGGAACTGGCCGCGATGATTGGCCGTTTTCGTACGCAGGCGCAAACCCTGATTCATTCGCTGCTGCCGCGTTATACGAGCGCGCTGCGCCTCGCGCCGACCAGCTATCGGCCGTCGCAGGTGGAAACCCGCGCGCAGTCCTGGCGGGCTGACGACCGCCGTTTGCACGTCGATGCCTTTCCGTCGCGCCCGAATTACGGCGAGCGCATTTTGCGCGTCTTTATCAACGTTAATCCGAACGGGATCCCGCGCGTATGGCGCGTCGGCGAGCCGTTTGAAACCGTCGCCAAACGTTTTCTTCCTCGCAGCAAACCCTATTCGCGCTGGCAGGCAAAGGCGCTTCACGCATTACATGTAACCAAGTCGCTGCGCAGCGAGTACGACCACCTGATGCTGCAACTGCATGACGGCATGAAATCCGACCTGCAGTATCAAAAGGAAGCACCTCAGGTCGAAGTGCCGTTCCCGCCCGGCTCGGTGTGGGTGTGTTTTTCCGATCAGGCTTCGCATGCCGTCATGTCCGGGCAGTACATGATGGAGCAAACCTTCCATCTGCCGGTCGCCCGGCAATACGATCCCGATGCCAGCCCGCTGGCGATCCTGACGCGGCTGACCGGGCGCAAGCTGATCTGA
- the waaC gene encoding lipopolysaccharide heptosyltransferase I, translating to MKILIVRVSSLGDVVHNMPMLADILRHYQDARIDWVVEEAYTSLVRLNRGVRNIIPFALRRWRKSLFSEKTRAEMRAFYQALRGESYDVVFDTQGLFKTGAVMRMTQLVPGGRRVGLANATEGSGYEAISRIFHTESIPLDPRTHAVQRARLVAAAALGYKVDTPADFNLDAPDASHATWLPDRPYAVFFHGTARDAKRWDDARWVQIARGLHARGLQILLPWGNDQERQAAVQLASQMENAQVLPKLPMMDAVILAQRATLAVGVDTGLTHIAAAFNRPTIELYCDSPRWKTEGNWSPNIINLGDLGNPPTVEQVEEAITRLLGPKHAPAPADTA from the coding sequence GTGAAAATTCTGATCGTACGGGTATCGTCGCTGGGCGACGTCGTACACAACATGCCGATGCTGGCCGATATCCTGCGCCATTATCAGGATGCGCGGATCGACTGGGTAGTGGAGGAAGCTTACACCAGCCTGGTCAGGTTGAATCGCGGCGTGCGCAACATCATTCCATTCGCATTGCGCCGCTGGCGCAAGAGCCTGTTTTCTGAAAAGACACGCGCTGAAATGCGTGCGTTTTACCAGGCATTGCGCGGCGAGTCCTACGACGTCGTGTTCGATACCCAGGGCTTGTTCAAGACCGGCGCGGTGATGCGCATGACGCAGCTTGTGCCGGGAGGGCGACGCGTCGGGCTGGCCAATGCGACGGAAGGCTCTGGCTACGAAGCGATATCGCGCATATTTCATACAGAGAGCATTCCGCTCGATCCGCGCACGCATGCCGTGCAACGGGCTCGCCTGGTGGCTGCGGCCGCGCTTGGCTACAAGGTCGATACCCCGGCGGACTTCAATCTGGATGCGCCGGATGCGTCGCACGCGACATGGCTGCCGGACCGGCCTTACGCCGTTTTCTTTCATGGTACGGCACGCGATGCGAAGCGCTGGGATGATGCCCGCTGGGTGCAAATTGCGCGCGGTTTGCACGCGCGTGGCTTGCAGATATTGCTGCCGTGGGGGAATGATCAGGAAAGGCAGGCGGCGGTGCAGCTGGCATCCCAGATGGAAAATGCGCAAGTGTTGCCCAAGCTACCGATGATGGATGCCGTTATCCTCGCGCAACGTGCCACGCTCGCTGTTGGCGTCGATACCGGTCTTACGCACATTGCCGCCGCGTTCAATCGGCCCACCATCGAGTTGTATTGCGATTCACCGCGCTGGAAAACCGAGGGGAACTGGTCTCCCAACATTATCAATCTCGGCGATCTCGGCAATCCGCCGACTGTCGAGCAGGTCGAAGAGGCCATTACGCGCCTGCTCGGCCCCAAGCATGCACCCGCACCGGCCGACACGGCATAA
- a CDS encoding phosphomannomutase/phosphoglucomutase, with protein sequence MLTLSPTIFKAYDIRGIIGKTLDIGIARQIGQAFGTAARIKGEQTVVIGRDGRLSGPELAKALASGLQRSGIDVIDLGVVATPMLYFATHVLDAQSGIMVTGSHNPPDYNGFKMVLAGEAIYGDTIQGLYQAIVKGDFAQGNGSYRSHDIRQAYMERIVSDVKMARPMKIAIDCGNGVAGAFAGDLYRALGCEVRELFCDVDGHFPNHHPDPAHPENLQDLIRCLTETDAEIGLAFDGDGDRLGVVTKDGQIIYPDRQLMLFAQDVLTRHPGREILYDVKCTRHIAPWVQRHGGVPLMWKTGHSLVKAKMRETGAPLGGEMSGHLFFKDRWYGFDDGLYAGARLLELLSRVADPSAVLNALPQAVSTPELQLKLEEGENFALIAKLQKEAQFPGAQRVVTIDGLRVEYADGFGLARSSNTTPVVVMRFEGESDEALQRIQNEFRTVLRAAKPDAVLPF encoded by the coding sequence ATGCTTACTCTTTCCCCCACCATCTTCAAAGCCTACGACATCCGCGGCATCATTGGCAAAACCCTGGACATCGGCATTGCGCGCCAGATCGGCCAAGCCTTCGGCACCGCCGCCCGCATCAAGGGCGAGCAAACCGTGGTCATCGGCCGCGACGGCCGCCTGTCCGGCCCCGAACTGGCCAAGGCCCTCGCTTCCGGCTTGCAGCGCTCCGGCATCGACGTCATCGACCTCGGCGTGGTCGCCACCCCGATGCTGTACTTCGCCACCCACGTGCTCGACGCCCAGTCCGGCATCATGGTCACCGGCAGCCACAACCCGCCCGACTACAACGGCTTCAAGATGGTGCTGGCCGGCGAAGCGATCTACGGCGACACGATCCAGGGCTTGTACCAGGCCATCGTGAAGGGCGACTTCGCCCAAGGCAACGGCAGCTATCGCTCCCACGACATCCGCCAGGCCTACATGGAACGCATCGTCAGCGACGTCAAGATGGCGCGGCCGATGAAAATCGCCATCGACTGCGGCAACGGCGTGGCCGGCGCCTTTGCCGGCGACCTGTACCGGGCATTGGGCTGCGAGGTGCGCGAATTGTTTTGCGACGTCGACGGCCATTTCCCCAATCACCATCCCGACCCGGCCCACCCGGAAAACCTGCAAGACTTGATCCGCTGCCTGACAGAAACGGATGCCGAGATCGGGCTGGCCTTCGATGGCGACGGCGACCGGCTGGGCGTGGTGACCAAGGATGGGCAAATCATTTATCCGGACCGGCAATTGATGCTGTTTGCGCAGGATGTGCTCACGCGCCATCCCGGGCGCGAGATCCTGTACGACGTCAAGTGCACGCGCCACATCGCGCCCTGGGTGCAACGGCATGGCGGAGTGCCGCTGATGTGGAAGACCGGGCATTCGCTGGTGAAGGCGAAGATGCGGGAAACCGGCGCGCCCTTGGGCGGCGAGATGAGCGGGCACCTGTTTTTCAAGGACCGCTGGTACGGCTTTGACGATGGCTTGTATGCCGGGGCGCGGCTGTTGGAATTGCTGTCGCGGGTGGCCGATCCGTCGGCGGTATTGAATGCCTTGCCGCAAGCGGTGAGCACGCCGGAGCTGCAATTGAAGCTGGAAGAGGGCGAGAACTTTGCGCTGATTGCCAAGCTGCAGAAGGAAGCGCAGTTTCCGGGGGCGCAGCGGGTGGTCACGATCGACGGCTTGCGGGTGGAGTATGCGGACGGCTTCGGGCTGGCGCGCTCGTCGAACACGACCCCGGTGGTGGTGATGCGCTTCGAGGGCGAATCGGACGAGGCGCTTCAGCGCATCCAGAATGAATTCCGCACGGTGCTGCGGGCGGCGAAACCGGATGCTGTGCTGCCATTCTAA
- a CDS encoding glycosyltransferase family 4 protein, with the protein MFSFLASFLFGAIFTLLIIKLAQKYQAALDKDLFGVQKVHTHAVPRIGGLAIFCSVLLAGAIVMWRLPANAQLGVLLLICAFVAFLGGIVEDFTQRVSVRRRLALTLLAALMGYFFLSARVTHVDFPVVDRLLQYIWISLPLTVLLVAGIANAVNLIDGFNGLASVVSIFMLLSLAYVSLQVGDTFVLTMALVVAGATAGFLVWNYPGGLIFLGDGGAYFLGFTLAELTVLLVARNPKVSPWYAALLLIYPAFETVFSVYRRFVLRRQSPGMPDGIHLHSLIFRRVVSWAVGERDARALTRRNALTSPYLWLLSLLAVGPATLLWKRTWLLMLFCLLFVVTYVWLYTRIVRFNAPRWLIFGQKKTQKALEP; encoded by the coding sequence ATGTTTTCTTTCCTTGCCAGTTTCCTGTTCGGGGCAATTTTTACTCTTCTTATCATCAAGCTGGCCCAAAAATATCAAGCTGCGCTGGACAAGGATTTGTTCGGTGTGCAGAAGGTGCATACACATGCCGTCCCAAGGATTGGCGGGCTGGCAATCTTTTGCTCGGTGTTGTTGGCTGGGGCAATCGTTATGTGGCGCCTGCCAGCGAACGCACAACTCGGGGTGCTGCTGCTGATTTGTGCATTCGTGGCATTTCTCGGAGGGATCGTCGAGGATTTCACGCAGCGCGTGAGCGTGCGGCGTCGCTTGGCGTTGACGCTACTTGCGGCATTAATGGGGTATTTCTTTCTCAGCGCACGTGTCACCCATGTTGACTTCCCTGTCGTCGATCGGTTGCTACAGTACATATGGATTTCCCTGCCGCTGACAGTCTTGCTGGTGGCCGGCATCGCCAATGCAGTTAATCTCATTGATGGATTCAACGGGCTGGCAAGTGTCGTCAGCATCTTCATGTTGCTGTCGCTGGCTTACGTTTCCCTGCAGGTGGGGGACACGTTTGTGCTCACCATGGCGCTTGTCGTCGCCGGTGCCACAGCCGGCTTCCTAGTATGGAATTATCCTGGCGGGTTGATTTTTCTCGGGGATGGCGGCGCCTACTTTCTGGGTTTTACATTGGCGGAGCTGACAGTGTTGCTGGTCGCTCGCAATCCCAAAGTGTCACCGTGGTACGCGGCCTTGTTGCTCATCTATCCGGCGTTTGAAACGGTATTTTCCGTTTACCGTCGCTTTGTCTTGCGCAGGCAATCACCGGGAATGCCTGACGGTATTCATTTGCATAGCCTGATTTTTCGGCGCGTGGTGTCATGGGCGGTAGGTGAACGAGATGCGCGAGCATTGACCCGACGTAATGCATTGACCTCGCCGTATTTGTGGCTGTTATCATTGCTGGCCGTCGGCCCAGCAACCCTGTTGTGGAAGCGCACTTGGCTGCTGATGCTGTTTTGCCTGTTGTTTGTCGTGACGTATGTGTGGCTGTATACGCGCATCGTCCGCTTTAATGCCCCTCGCTGGCTGATTTTTGGGCAAAAAAAGACGCAAAAAGCACTGGAACCCTGA
- a CDS encoding glycosyltransferase family 2 protein, whose product MMQISCAVVCYQNSPQQITGLLSSLVASADSTSVRLSVAVIDNSPRNKLAEAVQKFGVAYVHLPSNPGFGKAHNLAINNALAMQTSYHLILNPDTNFSSDVITTLVNFMENHKDVGLVMPSIRYPDGRTQYLCKLLPTPVDLSMRRFFPRLYELCGFLARYELHQSGYDKVMDVPSLSGCFMLIRTSVFREVGCFDERFFMYLEDVDLSRRIGKVARTVFFPHVSITHEYVKGSYKNWKLLFNHVRSAILYFNKWGWFFDAERKAINRRALQEIESIKTSIELQ is encoded by the coding sequence ATGATGCAGATTAGTTGCGCCGTTGTTTGTTATCAGAATTCACCGCAGCAAATTACTGGCCTATTGAGTAGCCTCGTTGCGTCCGCTGACTCAACGTCAGTGAGGCTTTCAGTGGCCGTAATCGACAACTCCCCGCGCAATAAACTCGCTGAAGCCGTGCAGAAGTTCGGAGTCGCCTATGTCCATCTGCCCAGTAATCCTGGATTCGGCAAAGCTCATAACCTGGCAATTAACAACGCCTTGGCAATGCAAACGTCGTATCACCTCATCCTAAACCCTGATACGAACTTTTCATCCGACGTCATTACGACCCTTGTGAATTTCATGGAAAATCACAAGGACGTTGGTTTGGTAATGCCAAGTATTCGCTATCCCGACGGGCGCACGCAATATTTATGCAAACTTCTGCCTACACCAGTTGATTTATCGATGCGCCGTTTTTTTCCACGGCTTTATGAACTCTGTGGATTCCTTGCGCGATATGAGCTGCATCAGAGTGGATATGACAAAGTCATGGACGTCCCTTCGCTGTCCGGCTGCTTTATGCTGATTCGTACTTCGGTGTTCCGCGAGGTGGGATGTTTTGATGAGCGTTTTTTCATGTATCTAGAGGATGTGGACCTGTCCCGGCGTATTGGCAAAGTCGCCCGAACTGTTTTCTTCCCCCATGTTTCGATCACGCATGAATACGTGAAGGGCTCCTACAAAAACTGGAAACTGCTATTCAATCATGTGAGATCGGCCATTCTCTATTTCAACAAATGGGGATGGTTTTTCGATGCTGAAAGGAAAGCGATAAATCGCCGCGCGCTGCAGGAAATTGAATCGATAAAGACGTCGATTGAATTACAATGA
- a CDS encoding glycosyltransferase family 1 protein yields MRLIYLSPVPWNSFSQRPHELIRYFHARTGGEVLWIDPYPTRLPALSDLFNKRPTSASAGDMTPRWINVVKPTALPVEPLPFSGNLNKMLWRPVLMEAERFADGSTMLGIGKPSELALTLLAHKKFACSFYDAMDDFPSFYTGWSRRAMSRRELMVLRGVTTVLASSSALRQRLAHLSEDVRLVLNACASDRLPATPIARDRDFASPPTIGYVGTIAQWFDWGLLLALAGARPDAKFRLIGPLYGQVPSALPRNVVLEPPLPHNNALIAMMQFDVGLIPFKKTSLTSSVDPIKYYEYRALGVPILSSNFGEMKLRGKKDGVWLVDHDSDLKAAIDQALASRTTEAEIASFRHSNSWEKRFDQAGIFS; encoded by the coding sequence ATGCGATTGATATACCTGTCCCCGGTCCCTTGGAACAGCTTTTCGCAGCGTCCCCATGAATTGATCAGGTATTTTCACGCGCGCACCGGTGGGGAAGTTTTGTGGATCGATCCTTATCCGACGCGCTTGCCGGCTTTGTCCGACTTGTTTAACAAGCGTCCGACTTCAGCTTCGGCAGGTGATATGACGCCCCGCTGGATAAACGTGGTAAAGCCTACGGCTCTCCCGGTCGAGCCGCTTCCATTTTCAGGCAATCTCAATAAGATGTTATGGCGCCCGGTGCTAATGGAAGCGGAGCGCTTCGCTGACGGTTCCACAATGCTCGGGATCGGAAAGCCCAGTGAATTGGCCTTGACCCTTCTCGCACATAAGAAATTCGCGTGTTCATTCTACGATGCGATGGACGATTTCCCGTCTTTCTACACAGGATGGTCGCGCCGGGCAATGTCGCGCCGGGAGCTTATGGTATTGCGCGGGGTGACTACCGTGTTGGCTTCATCGTCCGCATTGCGACAGAGGTTGGCTCATTTGTCCGAAGATGTGCGCCTGGTGCTCAATGCCTGTGCGTCGGATAGGCTGCCGGCCACACCGATAGCTAGGGACAGAGATTTTGCCAGCCCACCCACAATCGGATATGTTGGCACAATTGCGCAATGGTTCGATTGGGGGCTCCTGCTTGCCCTTGCCGGCGCACGCCCGGATGCCAAATTCCGTTTAATAGGCCCGCTGTACGGACAGGTGCCTTCCGCACTACCGCGTAATGTGGTTCTGGAACCGCCACTACCTCACAACAATGCCTTGATAGCGATGATGCAATTTGATGTCGGATTAATTCCCTTCAAAAAGACGTCGCTTACCTCGTCGGTTGATCCGATCAAATATTACGAATATCGTGCTCTGGGCGTGCCGATTCTGAGCTCGAACTTCGGGGAAATGAAGCTTAGGGGGAAGAAGGATGGCGTCTGGTTGGTCGACCATGACTCGGATTTGAAAGCGGCAATTGATCAGGCGCTGGCAAGCCGAACCACTGAAGCAGAAATTGCATCCTTCCGACATAGCAATTCCTGGGAAAAGCGGTTTGATCAGGCGGGAATTTTCTCGTGA
- the wecB gene encoding non-hydrolyzing UDP-N-acetylglucosamine 2-epimerase, protein MKRKVICVVGTRPEAIKMAPVILALKKSADIDCRVLATAQHRHLLDQVLRVFEIEPDIDLDIMRPNQALITLTARLLLDLDDVLLAEKPDAVLAQGDTTTVMTVALACFYHKIPFGHIEAGLRTGDMANPFPEEMNRVVAGRLAKWHFAPTESSRQNLLKEGIDNRDIFVTGNTVIDALLSVAERTTELPFDLAPGLRTILVTAHRRENFGAPFENICRAILALVERNPDTQVVYPVHPNPNVKDVAYNILGNHPRIKLCDPLDYLPFVEMMKRSYLILSDSGGVQEEAPALGKPVLVLRHETERPEAVQEGVVRLVGPDFSEIVRQAQTLLDNEAAYRQMARGVSPYGDGHAAARIAGILREHFAVCD, encoded by the coding sequence ATGAAGCGTAAAGTCATATGCGTTGTTGGAACTCGCCCAGAAGCCATCAAAATGGCACCCGTAATCCTTGCATTAAAGAAGAGCGCTGATATTGATTGCAGGGTGCTCGCGACGGCCCAGCATCGGCACTTACTCGACCAGGTTCTTCGTGTCTTTGAGATCGAACCTGATATTGACTTGGACATCATGCGTCCGAATCAGGCACTGATCACGTTGACTGCCCGGCTGCTGCTTGATCTCGATGATGTATTGCTGGCAGAAAAACCTGATGCCGTTTTGGCCCAAGGGGACACCACGACTGTGATGACGGTTGCATTGGCCTGTTTCTATCACAAGATACCTTTTGGCCATATCGAGGCAGGGTTGCGTACCGGTGATATGGCCAACCCTTTTCCCGAAGAGATGAACCGCGTTGTTGCCGGACGTCTGGCGAAGTGGCACTTTGCTCCAACAGAAAGCTCGCGCCAAAATCTTTTGAAAGAAGGGATTGACAACCGAGATATTTTTGTTACTGGCAATACCGTAATCGATGCATTGCTCAGCGTCGCAGAGCGAACTACCGAGTTGCCGTTCGATCTCGCTCCCGGGTTACGTACTATTCTCGTTACTGCACATCGGCGGGAAAACTTTGGTGCACCTTTCGAAAACATTTGTCGCGCCATTCTTGCGCTCGTGGAGCGGAATCCTGACACTCAGGTAGTCTATCCTGTGCATCCCAATCCAAACGTGAAGGATGTTGCGTACAATATCCTTGGAAATCACCCTCGAATCAAACTTTGTGACCCGCTGGATTATCTGCCGTTCGTAGAAATGATGAAGCGCTCATATTTGATTCTGAGCGATTCCGGTGGGGTGCAAGAAGAGGCTCCGGCCTTAGGTAAACCCGTACTTGTCCTTCGGCACGAGACTGAACGACCAGAGGCCGTCCAAGAGGGAGTGGTACGTCTGGTCGGGCCGGATTTTTCCGAGATCGTCAGGCAGGCCCAGACGTTGCTGGATAATGAAGCGGCATACAGGCAAATGGCGCGAGGCGTTTCGCCATACGGCGACGGACACGCCGCTGCTCGAATTGCCGGCATTCTGCGTGAGCACTTCGCTGTATGCGATTGA
- a CDS encoding DUF2079 domain-containing protein — MRTIEKWILVAASAILVISVANFFYRTTALKHLDSVFLFESTLNILDSGRPVSQTVSTYVDLRETFEAPIEKLCQSDWERKTLSPYNVINNHAYFALYPIALLAKAVGPESSFAFLNALAHILLLVVPFFFLRSRGIGIGPSFIFTVCIALYPAWSNSSVGDYYLDRLYMPFALLSLCFMHRVVQTAKGQTNPYLLLGMVASVVAAAAFTERATLMMIGTVAFFLFFFPQARKNAVVRNILLSLLVLLGAYLFIYFKFFFAGLEEGGGLLSKALTTFSDPSGRFHAPGWSAFIAVNVLFLGLFIPFAGARYIALALGAIAPNILISIGGAELNGWTTHYHAMYMPFIIFVAMIGYIQILNRFHGRASRFLLLVGIVAFVSTASARINPFTGGFEDPSFASTKDNVFAKMYRFYFRPDKSYERVALDAVKTLDVDIPPKVKVSAIEGAMPVLYRSRSLSLYPIDIYTSNYVVISGAVNNGRVSTVAGAITYLGTNQLETLNRCLLQKMIEKGFLLYRAVPAVGLLIFKRV, encoded by the coding sequence ATGAGAACTATTGAAAAATGGATTCTCGTAGCAGCGAGCGCAATTCTGGTCATCAGCGTTGCCAATTTTTTCTATCGTACAACAGCATTAAAGCATCTCGACTCGGTCTTTCTGTTTGAAAGCACCTTAAACATTTTAGACAGTGGACGACCTGTATCTCAAACGGTAAGCACATATGTAGATCTAAGAGAAACATTTGAGGCTCCAATTGAGAAGCTGTGTCAATCAGATTGGGAAAGAAAGACTCTATCTCCGTACAATGTTATTAACAACCATGCCTATTTTGCGCTTTATCCTATCGCGCTTCTGGCTAAGGCGGTAGGCCCAGAGTCTTCTTTTGCCTTCTTAAACGCGCTGGCGCATATTCTGTTACTAGTTGTTCCTTTCTTCTTTTTAAGATCTCGAGGGATCGGTATCGGGCCAAGTTTTATTTTCACGGTATGCATTGCTCTCTATCCGGCTTGGTCGAATTCCAGTGTGGGTGATTATTACCTTGATAGGCTTTATATGCCGTTTGCACTATTGTCACTTTGCTTCATGCATCGTGTAGTGCAAACAGCCAAGGGCCAAACAAATCCATATCTCTTATTAGGCATGGTTGCGTCAGTGGTAGCCGCCGCCGCGTTTACGGAACGCGCTACGCTTATGATGATCGGAACAGTTGCCTTTTTTCTGTTTTTCTTTCCTCAAGCGAGGAAGAATGCTGTCGTCAGAAATATTTTGCTATCGCTTCTGGTATTACTTGGAGCTTACCTTTTCATATACTTCAAATTCTTTTTCGCTGGACTGGAAGAGGGCGGTGGACTTTTATCGAAAGCGCTTACCACATTTAGCGACCCATCAGGACGGTTCCATGCGCCGGGATGGTCAGCTTTCATTGCGGTTAACGTGCTCTTTCTTGGATTGTTCATTCCATTTGCTGGTGCTCGGTATATTGCTCTTGCGCTAGGTGCAATTGCGCCAAACATATTGATTTCCATTGGAGGCGCGGAGCTGAATGGGTGGACTACTCATTACCATGCGATGTACATGCCCTTCATTATCTTTGTGGCGATGATAGGTTATATCCAGATCTTGAATCGTTTTCATGGTCGCGCTTCGAGATTTCTATTGTTAGTAGGAATTGTTGCGTTTGTATCTACAGCAAGTGCACGAATTAATCCTTTTACTGGAGGATTTGAGGACCCTTCATTTGCATCAACAAAAGATAACGTTTTCGCAAAAATGTATCGTTTCTACTTTAGGCCGGATAAGTCCTACGAGAGAGTTGCATTAGATGCGGTAAAAACTCTTGATGTGGATATTCCACCAAAAGTAAAGGTTAGTGCTATTGAGGGGGCAATGCCAGTACTGTACCGATCAAGGTCCCTTTCACTGTATCCGATCGATATATATACATCCAATTATGTTGTGATTTCGGGCGCAGTTAACAATGGCAGGGTAAGCACGGTAGCTGGAGCTATCACATATCTTGGTACGAACCAGTTAGAGACGTTGAACAGATGTTTGCTGCAGAAAATGATAGAAAAAGGCTTCTTGTTGTATAGAGCAGTACCAGCTGTTGGATTGCTAATCTTTAAGCGCGTGTAG